A region of Faecalibacterium taiwanense DNA encodes the following proteins:
- a CDS encoding DUF3846 domain-containing protein, with the protein MKKFDVEITETLQRTVSVEADSRAEAERLVTEAWNNEDYVLDSTDFVGVDFKTVGEQELSENRKMEILLVQPGMYPQKATIGTELKDFQDAVGGTIAASYPFDDPVAIVYNDEGKLTGLPLNRALRDEHGQMYDVVAGTFLVVGEGAEDFESLSPELAQKYEKHFHQPETFLKLGNRLLVIPIPDDAVKSAENKAVNKPPAEHDR; encoded by the coding sequence ATGAAGAAGTTTGATGTGGAAATTACAGAAACGCTCCAACGCACGGTTTCTGTTGAAGCCGATTCGCGGGCAGAAGCAGAGCGGCTCGTTACAGAAGCGTGGAACAATGAGGACTATGTTCTCGATTCCACAGATTTTGTCGGTGTCGATTTCAAAACCGTGGGTGAGCAGGAGCTTTCCGAGAACAGAAAAATGGAGATTCTTTTGGTTCAGCCCGGTATGTATCCGCAGAAAGCCACCATTGGCACGGAACTGAAAGATTTTCAGGATGCTGTCGGTGGCACCATTGCGGCAAGCTATCCTTTCGATGATCCGGTTGCTATCGTGTATAACGATGAAGGTAAGCTGACGGGGCTGCCCTTGAATCGTGCCTTGCGTGATGAGCATGGTCAAATGTATGATGTTGTTGCCGGAACTTTTCTGGTTGTCGGAGAGGGTGCGGAGGATTTTGAATCGCTTTCCCCGGAACTGGCACAGAAGTATGAGAAGCATTTTCACCAGCCTGAAACCTTTTTGAAGTTAGGAAATCGTCTGTTGGTGATTCCTATCCCGGACGACGCTGTGAAGTCCGCCGAGAATAAAGCCGTGAACAAGCCCCCAGCGGAACATGACCGTTAA